One Gloeobacter morelensis MG652769 DNA window includes the following coding sequences:
- a CDS encoding YgfZ/GcvT domain-containing protein → MSLEGYFPSDRELLSVRGKDAADYLQRVLTCNLKTLQPGKFIPGALLTGQGKLVAFFDLYQQADGGYTLAVPSGCAETLAARLERYVFSEDVVVEPREAIVLELLASGPPFEPIPEPGRYCDFALDGLPARLSALAPGYYRLELVRMPSEFAPAPLEAERFEAWRIEQGLPAWDKELNDNLIPLNLGIDGAISHDKGCYTGQEVISRATFVGHPAQELVGLLAEEPLKAGTELTLNGDYVGLVTSTSYSETRQASIGLARTRWRKAKPGERVQAGEREVGVVGLPFAP, encoded by the coding sequence ATGTCTCTCGAAGGGTATTTTCCAAGTGATCGTGAGCTCCTGAGCGTCCGGGGCAAGGACGCCGCCGACTACCTGCAGCGGGTGCTCACCTGCAACCTTAAGACCCTGCAGCCGGGAAAATTCATCCCCGGGGCACTACTGACCGGACAGGGCAAACTGGTCGCCTTTTTTGATCTGTACCAGCAAGCGGACGGCGGTTACACCCTTGCGGTGCCGTCGGGCTGCGCCGAGACGCTCGCGGCGCGCCTGGAGCGCTATGTCTTCAGCGAGGATGTCGTCGTAGAGCCGCGCGAAGCGATCGTCCTCGAGTTGCTCGCCTCGGGACCACCGTTCGAGCCGATCCCTGAACCCGGCCGATACTGTGACTTTGCACTGGACGGGCTGCCCGCCCGCCTGAGCGCCCTGGCGCCGGGTTACTACCGGCTGGAACTCGTGCGGATGCCCTCCGAGTTTGCGCCGGCCCCCCTGGAGGCGGAGCGCTTCGAGGCCTGGCGCATCGAGCAGGGCCTTCCTGCCTGGGACAAAGAACTCAACGACAACCTGATCCCGCTCAATCTCGGCATCGACGGCGCCATCTCCCACGACAAAGGCTGCTACACAGGCCAGGAAGTGATCTCGCGGGCCACCTTCGTAGGCCACCCCGCCCAGGAGCTGGTCGGACTGCTGGCCGAAGAACCGCTGAAAGCTGGAACCGAGCTGACCCTGAATGGCGATTACGTGGGCTTGGTGACCAGCACCAGCTACAGCGAGACCCGGCAGGCGAGCATTGGTCTTGCCCGAACCCGCTGGCGGAAGGCTAAACCGGGTGAGCGGGTGCAGGCGGGCGAGCGGGAAGTAGGCGTCGTTGGCCTGCCGTTTGCACCTTAG
- the murJ gene encoding murein biosynthesis integral membrane protein MurJ yields MGTTRRSLLGVAGLVGAATVLSKFIALFREQFIAASFGVSAGVDAYNYAYKLPGFLLTLLGGVNGPFYSAVLSVVSKQDRSKVGPLIENVQTLVAIALGGATALLWLGAPWFIGLVAAGAAEPLKQMAVEQLRIMAPMALFAGLIGLGFGVLTAAGRFAFPSLSPILSSGTVIAAIGVGYWVFGLGPEVLAWGSLAGAILQWLVQIPLQWRLGLGGLRPRFGWNRPEVREVIDIMGPATGSSLLSNLNVYTNLFFASQLPVGVPSALNYANLLVQTPLGIFSNILLVPTLPLFARLSAEADRPELRLRVRQAVVSVLIVVLPMSTLAAVLAGPLVSVIYERGQFDNRATLLVATVFAGQAVGMAFYLVRDLLIRVFYALGEARVPLRISAVGIVVNLLAAWLLSATLGALGLALSTSFVSAFACILLVFALRTQMGGLGWEGLGWTAANLLAGALLAGAAAWGVNAALAGLWTTEGLVEQLIRLTLAGAAGVLIQVLWLRLWRIPEVMTLLGPLTRRLRRRS; encoded by the coding sequence GTGGGTACGACTCGACGATCGTTGCTGGGGGTGGCGGGGCTCGTCGGCGCGGCAACGGTTCTCAGCAAGTTCATCGCCCTGTTTCGTGAGCAATTTATCGCCGCAAGCTTCGGGGTGTCCGCCGGAGTGGACGCCTACAACTACGCCTACAAGCTGCCGGGGTTCCTGCTCACCTTGCTCGGGGGCGTCAACGGGCCGTTCTACAGCGCCGTGCTGAGCGTCGTCTCGAAGCAGGACCGCTCGAAGGTGGGGCCGCTGATTGAGAATGTGCAGACGCTGGTGGCCATTGCCCTGGGTGGGGCCACGGCGCTGCTGTGGCTGGGAGCGCCCTGGTTTATCGGCCTGGTGGCGGCGGGTGCAGCGGAACCGCTCAAGCAGATGGCCGTCGAGCAACTGCGGATCATGGCACCGATGGCGCTGTTTGCGGGGCTTATTGGACTGGGTTTCGGGGTGCTCACGGCGGCGGGCCGCTTCGCCTTTCCGTCCTTGAGCCCGATTCTCTCCAGCGGTACGGTGATCGCGGCGATTGGGGTGGGCTACTGGGTGTTTGGGCTCGGCCCGGAGGTACTCGCCTGGGGGAGTCTGGCGGGGGCGATTTTGCAATGGCTGGTGCAGATCCCCCTGCAGTGGCGGCTGGGCCTGGGGGGCCTGCGCCCGCGCTTTGGCTGGAACCGCCCCGAGGTGCGCGAGGTGATCGACATTATGGGTCCGGCGACCGGCAGTTCGCTGCTGTCGAACCTGAATGTCTACACCAATTTGTTCTTCGCCTCCCAGTTGCCGGTGGGGGTGCCAAGCGCCCTCAACTACGCCAATTTGCTGGTGCAGACGCCCCTGGGCATCTTCTCCAATATCTTGTTAGTGCCGACGCTGCCGCTGTTTGCGCGGCTGAGCGCCGAGGCGGACCGGCCCGAGTTGCGCTTGCGGGTGCGCCAGGCGGTGGTGTCGGTACTCATCGTCGTGCTGCCGATGAGCACCCTCGCGGCGGTGCTCGCCGGGCCGCTGGTGAGCGTCATCTATGAGCGCGGTCAATTCGACAATCGGGCGACCCTGCTGGTGGCGACAGTTTTTGCCGGCCAGGCGGTGGGCATGGCTTTTTATCTGGTGCGCGACCTGCTCATCCGCGTCTTCTACGCCCTGGGTGAAGCGCGCGTGCCCTTGCGCATCAGTGCCGTCGGCATCGTCGTCAATCTGCTCGCCGCCTGGCTACTCAGCGCTACTCTGGGGGCTTTGGGGCTGGCCCTTTCGACCAGCTTTGTAAGTGCCTTCGCCTGCATTCTGCTCGTCTTTGCCCTGCGCACCCAGATGGGCGGACTCGGTTGGGAGGGATTAGGCTGGACGGCCGCCAACCTGCTGGCCGGAGCGCTCCTTGCCGGGGCCGCCGCCTGGGGAGTGAACGCAGCGCTCGCAGGACTATGGACGACCGAAGGGCTAGTTGAACAACTGATCCGCCTCACACTCGCCGGAGCAGCCGGAGTGCTCATCCAGGTCCTCTGGCTGCGGCTGTGGCGCATCCCGGAGGTGATGACGCTGCTTGGACCTTTGACCCGCCGACTTCGCCGCCGCTCCTAA
- a CDS encoding YlqD family protein translates to MKLNIKRNVTIKAIVTPRLKEEMMAQLQGFLSQADRQLEQLEFQGKRAIAEIERTNIKPLGPEAKNQIENIRTQVNEQKNQLLQQKNQFLQQLSQVTGWELAQEVVQGQVESYFDIQAGDNLVEKMNVEVLIEDGIVKEIRGEP, encoded by the coding sequence ATGAAGCTCAACATCAAGCGCAACGTGACCATCAAGGCAATCGTGACTCCCCGGCTGAAGGAGGAGATGATGGCCCAGTTGCAGGGTTTTCTTTCCCAGGCGGACCGCCAGCTTGAACAACTCGAGTTCCAGGGCAAGCGCGCTATTGCCGAAATCGAGCGCACCAACATCAAGCCCCTTGGTCCAGAGGCCAAAAATCAGATCGAAAACATTCGTACCCAGGTCAACGAGCAGAAAAACCAGCTGTTGCAGCAAAAAAACCAGTTTCTCCAGCAACTGTCGCAGGTGACCGGCTGGGAACTCGCCCAGGAAGTCGTTCAAGGCCAGGTCGAGAGCTACTTCGACATCCAGGCCGGGGACAACCTGGTCGAAAAAATGAACGTCGAAGTGCTCATCGAAGACGGCATCGTCAAGGAAATCCGGGGAGAGCCCTGA
- a CDS encoding class I SAM-dependent methyltransferase codes for MEAPAWNNALATILRDWSFACAPLYEAIASGAAVLAGGERHFRQVAWQNVSLSADSSVLDLCCGPGGATRYLAATGARVTGLDRSERSLRHARERLPGVHFVQGRAEAMPFAGASFDLVHTSVALHEMEPTQRRTIICEVLRVLKPGGTFALIDYHRPTNPLYWPGLALFLWVFETHTAWELLATDLPGLLAECGFSTLKQQLLAGGSLQTVQARKPQV; via the coding sequence ATGGAGGCACCCGCATGGAATAACGCCCTGGCCACGATTTTGCGCGATTGGAGTTTTGCCTGTGCGCCGCTGTACGAGGCGATTGCCTCGGGGGCGGCGGTGCTTGCCGGGGGCGAGCGCCACTTCCGGCAGGTTGCCTGGCAAAACGTTTCTCTGAGCGCCGATAGCAGCGTGCTGGATCTCTGTTGCGGGCCGGGCGGAGCCACGCGCTATCTGGCGGCCACCGGTGCGCGGGTGACAGGGCTCGATCGGTCCGAGCGCAGCCTGCGCCACGCCCGAGAGCGCCTACCTGGGGTGCACTTTGTTCAGGGCCGCGCCGAGGCGATGCCCTTTGCCGGGGCAAGCTTCGATTTGGTGCATACGAGCGTTGCCCTGCACGAGATGGAGCCTACCCAGCGGCGGACGATTATTTGCGAGGTGCTGCGGGTGCTCAAACCCGGCGGCACCTTTGCGCTCATCGACTACCATCGGCCGACCAATCCGCTCTACTGGCCGGGGCTGGCGCTGTTTTTATGGGTGTTCGAGACCCACACCGCCTGGGAACTGCTCGCCACAGACTTGCCGGGACTGCTGGCCGAGTGCGGCTTTAGCACCCTCAAGCAGCAACTATTGGCTGGAGGCAGTCTGCAGACGGTGCAGGCCCGCAAACCACAGGTATAG
- a CDS encoding indolepyruvate ferredoxin oxidoreductase subunit alpha: MPHTIVTDVCEGIADCVDACPVSCIDQGPGKNAKGTNWYWIDFSTCIDCGICLQVCPVNGAILPEEKPELQKTPT, translated from the coding sequence ATGCCGCACACGATTGTCACCGACGTATGCGAGGGCATCGCCGATTGCGTCGATGCCTGTCCGGTTTCCTGTATCGATCAGGGCCCCGGCAAAAATGCCAAGGGAACCAACTGGTACTGGATTGATTTTTCCACCTGTATCGATTGCGGTATTTGTCTGCAGGTTTGCCCGGTCAACGGTGCGATCCTGCCCGAAGAGAAACCCGAGCTTCAGAAGACGCCCACCTGA
- the rpmH gene encoding 50S ribosomal protein L34 has product MKRTLGGTTRKRQKTSGFRARMRTASGRRVLSARRRRGRHRLAV; this is encoded by the coding sequence ATGAAAAGAACGCTGGGTGGCACCACCCGTAAGCGCCAGAAGACTTCCGGCTTCCGGGCGCGCATGCGGACGGCAAGCGGACGGCGCGTGCTGTCGGCCCGTCGCCGCAGAGGTCGCCATCGTCTGGCCGTCTAG
- a CDS encoding PH domain-containing protein, producing the protein MAIQEEVQFEGRPHIVDFIVNTLLLVTIIWLPLWVGSLVRQLFVRYRITNRRITVESGWMGQKRYDIVYREIRSVRVIPNSIVGGLFNYGVVLVNTKDGTQIEMKALPRFRELADYIEERLDRRQPSPATRS; encoded by the coding sequence ATGGCGATTCAAGAAGAGGTGCAGTTCGAGGGGCGGCCCCACATCGTGGACTTTATCGTCAACACGCTGCTTCTGGTCACGATTATCTGGCTGCCCCTCTGGGTTGGCAGTCTGGTGCGCCAACTGTTCGTGCGCTACCGGATTACTAACCGCCGGATCACCGTCGAAAGCGGCTGGATGGGCCAGAAGCGCTACGACATCGTTTACCGCGAGATTCGATCGGTGCGGGTGATCCCTAACTCGATCGTGGGCGGTCTGTTCAACTACGGCGTGGTGCTCGTGAACACCAAGGACGGCACCCAGATCGAAATGAAAGCTCTGCCTCGCTTTCGCGAACTGGCGGACTACATCGAAGAGCGCCTCGATCGCCGCCAACCGAGCCCCGCCACCCGCAGCTAG
- the dnaA gene encoding chromosomal replication initiator protein DnaA, whose protein sequence is MEALWDGILSHLKGRLSRPTFETWIKPATAQQFDQDCLIIRTPNPFARSWLQQHYAGAIAQAGEQVIGRPIQVDFIVSEQSEETSKPVIEREPAPVAPPANVASLNSKYTFSRFVVGANNRMAHVAALAVAEMPGCNYNPLFLCGGVGLGKTHLMQAIGHYRLDIDTRTKIAYVSTERFANELIEAIRRDAMQTFREHYRRVDLLMIDDIQFIEGKEYTQEEFFHTFNALYESGKQIVIASDRPPQLIPRLQERLSSRFSMGLITDIQQPDIETRMAILQKKAEYENMFVPQDVIHHIASAYTTNIRELEGALIRAVAYVSISGLPMTVETISPILSPPRTRGEITDEAILELVCDELKVSAEDMRSDSRRRDISQARQLCMYLLRKYTDLSLPKIGQALGGKDHTTVLYAIDKIEQSKLRDPEVQRLLQRLGNRLEADARH, encoded by the coding sequence GTGGAAGCGCTCTGGGATGGTATCCTAAGTCACTTGAAGGGCCGGCTCAGCCGTCCCACCTTTGAAACATGGATAAAGCCGGCAACGGCCCAACAATTCGATCAAGACTGTCTGATTATTCGCACGCCGAACCCTTTTGCACGCAGCTGGCTACAACAGCATTACGCTGGCGCGATTGCCCAGGCAGGTGAACAGGTAATCGGCCGACCCATTCAAGTTGATTTCATCGTTTCCGAGCAGTCGGAGGAGACGTCAAAGCCAGTTATAGAGCGAGAGCCTGCCCCGGTTGCTCCGCCTGCTAATGTCGCTTCGCTCAATTCCAAATACACTTTTTCGCGCTTCGTGGTCGGGGCGAATAACCGCATGGCTCACGTAGCGGCTCTTGCCGTGGCGGAGATGCCGGGTTGCAACTACAACCCCCTGTTTTTGTGCGGTGGCGTTGGATTGGGAAAAACTCACTTGATGCAGGCAATTGGTCATTATCGGCTCGATATCGATACAAGGACCAAAATTGCCTACGTCAGCACTGAAAGATTCGCCAATGAACTTATCGAAGCGATTCGGCGCGATGCAATGCAAACCTTTCGCGAGCATTATCGCCGCGTCGATCTGTTGATGATCGACGATATTCAGTTCATCGAAGGCAAAGAGTACACCCAGGAAGAGTTTTTCCACACCTTCAATGCGCTCTACGAGTCGGGCAAGCAGATAGTGATCGCTTCCGACCGGCCTCCTCAGCTGATCCCGCGTCTGCAGGAGCGTTTGTCTTCGCGCTTTTCGATGGGACTGATTACGGACATTCAGCAGCCCGATATCGAGACGCGCATGGCGATCCTGCAAAAAAAGGCCGAGTACGAGAACATGTTTGTTCCGCAAGATGTCATCCACCACATCGCCTCCGCCTACACCACCAACATTCGCGAACTGGAGGGGGCGCTCATCCGGGCGGTTGCCTACGTGTCGATTTCGGGGCTGCCGATGACCGTCGAGACGATCAGTCCGATTCTCTCGCCACCGCGCACCCGCGGCGAAATCACCGACGAAGCGATCCTCGAACTGGTCTGCGACGAACTGAAGGTGAGTGCTGAGGATATGCGCAGCGACTCCCGCCGCCGGGATATTTCCCAGGCGCGGCAGCTGTGCATGTATCTGCTCAGAAAGTACACCGATCTGAGCCTGCCCAAGATCGGCCAGGCTCTGGGTGGCAAGGACCACACGACAGTCCTGTACGCCATCGACAAAATCGAGCAATCGAAGCTCCGCGACCCCGAGGTGCAGCGCCTCCTGCAGCGCCTCGGCAACCGCCTGGAGGCGGACGCCCGCCATTAA
- the rnpA gene encoding ribonuclease P protein component — protein MLPGEHRLRARRDFELVHRRAKRYTSSHLQLLVLKADPAPTRIGITTSRKVGNAVHRNRYRRLIRESLRRVLLKLASGYKIVIVVRPQPEGAFVPSYGEICEQVNRLLVLAGLLPSATNTRNAD, from the coding sequence TTGCTGCCCGGCGAGCACCGCCTACGCGCCCGGCGCGACTTCGAATTGGTGCATCGTCGCGCCAAACGCTATACGAGTAGTCATCTGCAATTGCTGGTGCTGAAGGCCGATCCTGCCCCAACCCGTATCGGCATTACCACCAGCCGCAAAGTCGGCAACGCCGTGCACCGCAACCGCTACCGGCGACTGATCCGCGAATCTTTGCGCCGGGTGCTTCTGAAACTGGCGTCTGGATACAAAATTGTAATAGTGGTCCGCCCCCAGCCGGAGGGTGCCTTCGTGCCGTCCTACGGGGAGATATGCGAGCAGGTAAACCGTCTGCTTGTCCTTGCAGGGCTACTGCCGAGCGCAACCAACACGCGGAATGCCGATTAG
- a CDS encoding BCD family MFS transporter: protein MSSSDLSQLADGIPAEHTLPKLGLLTMFRLGLFQMGLGIMSILTLGVLNRILIDVNLLAIPATLAGGVLAMYQFVAPARVWFGQRSDARPLFGYHRTGYVWLGAALFCLTSYLAVQVIWTLSDSLRATGWSGATYGWVALLALAFAGYGLCISCSSTPFAALLVDVSDEDDRSKLVGIVWTMLMVGIVTGAITSANLLKGLTAETLRESINYLFTVVPAAVFSLALVALAGVEARYSRFSRRTVAVLREDRITLTSALRILTASRQTGVFFAFLLAMTVSLFMQQPILEPYGGEVFGMSVAESTRLNAFWGTGTLVGIPLAGFLIVPRLGKKRTARLGCLLVGACFGLVILAGFTAMPAVLQGAVTVLGLGFGITTNAAVSLMLDLTAAETAGTFIGAWGLAQAMSQAFATVAGGIVLDIARGVFGVPVLAYGTVFALESLGMLLAVWLLSRVDVEEFRSDTGRAVAKVLANEMDS, encoded by the coding sequence ATGAGTTCGAGCGATCTGTCCCAACTGGCCGACGGAATCCCTGCAGAGCACACCCTGCCGAAGTTGGGGCTGCTCACGATGTTCAGGCTCGGTTTATTTCAGATGGGCCTGGGGATCATGTCGATTCTCACCCTCGGGGTGCTCAACCGCATCTTGATCGACGTTAATCTGCTCGCCATCCCGGCGACCCTCGCGGGCGGGGTGCTCGCCATGTACCAGTTCGTCGCCCCGGCGCGCGTTTGGTTCGGCCAGCGCTCGGATGCCAGACCGCTCTTCGGGTACCACCGCACCGGCTATGTGTGGCTCGGGGCGGCGCTGTTTTGTCTGACTTCGTATCTGGCGGTGCAGGTGATCTGGACACTGTCCGACAGCCTGCGCGCCACGGGCTGGTCGGGGGCGACCTACGGCTGGGTGGCGCTGCTGGCACTCGCCTTTGCCGGGTACGGGCTTTGCATCAGCTGCAGCTCGACACCCTTCGCCGCGTTGTTGGTCGATGTCTCCGACGAGGACGACCGCTCCAAGCTGGTGGGGATCGTCTGGACGATGCTGATGGTCGGCATCGTGACGGGGGCCATCACCAGCGCCAACCTGCTCAAGGGCCTCACCGCGGAGACGCTGCGCGAGTCGATCAATTATTTGTTTACCGTCGTGCCCGCCGCCGTCTTCAGCCTGGCCCTGGTGGCCCTGGCGGGGGTGGAAGCCCGCTATTCGCGCTTCAGCCGCCGGACAGTTGCCGTTCTGCGCGAGGACCGCATCACCCTCACTTCCGCCCTGCGCATCCTGACGGCAAGCCGCCAGACCGGGGTGTTCTTTGCCTTCTTGCTTGCTATGACTGTGAGCCTCTTTATGCAGCAGCCGATACTCGAACCCTACGGCGGCGAGGTCTTCGGCATGAGCGTCGCCGAGAGCACCCGGCTCAATGCCTTCTGGGGAACCGGCACCCTGGTGGGCATTCCACTGGCAGGATTTTTGATTGTGCCGCGGCTGGGCAAAAAGCGCACCGCCCGCCTCGGCTGCCTGCTGGTGGGAGCCTGCTTCGGGCTGGTCATCCTCGCAGGCTTTACCGCAATGCCGGCCGTCCTGCAGGGGGCGGTCACCGTCCTGGGACTCGGCTTCGGGATCACCACCAACGCTGCGGTGAGCCTGATGCTGGATCTCACCGCCGCCGAGACGGCAGGCACATTCATCGGCGCCTGGGGTCTCGCCCAGGCCATGTCCCAGGCGTTTGCCACCGTGGCGGGAGGTATTGTGCTCGATATTGCCCGGGGTGTGTTCGGGGTACCGGTGCTCGCCTACGGCACGGTATTCGCCCTCGAAAGCCTCGGGATGCTGTTGGCAGTCTGGCTGTTGTCGCGGGTGGATGTCGAGGAATTTCGCTCGGACACCGGTCGGGCAGTCGCTAAGGTGCTCGCAAACGAAATGGACTCCTGA
- a CDS encoding DUF29 domain-containing protein — protein sequence MDARTLYTQDFYRWTFEQAQLVRERRWDVLDVEHVTEELEALGRSERRELRSRLEILTGHLLKWQFQPDKRSDSWLDTIRKQRSRIRLLLEDSPSLKPELDNLLERAYLDGLRLALKETGLETTLLPPGCPYTLDKLFDSGYLPSAP from the coding sequence ATGGACGCCCGGACGCTCTATACGCAAGACTTCTACCGCTGGACCTTTGAGCAGGCGCAGCTGGTGCGCGAGCGGCGCTGGGACGTGCTGGATGTCGAGCATGTGACCGAGGAGTTGGAAGCTTTGGGACGCTCAGAGCGGCGCGAACTGCGTAGCCGCCTGGAGATTTTGACGGGGCATCTGCTCAAATGGCAATTTCAGCCCGATAAGCGCTCCGACAGTTGGCTCGATACCATCCGCAAGCAGCGATCCCGTATCCGCCTGCTCCTGGAAGATAGCCCCAGCTTGAAGCCGGAGCTGGACAACCTGCTGGAGCGGGCCTACTTGGACGGCTTGCGCCTGGCGCTCAAAGAAACGGGACTGGAGACCACGCTGTTGCCGCCCGGCTGCCCGTACACCCTCGACAAACTTTTTGATAGCGGCTATCTGCCCTCCGCGCCATGA
- a CDS encoding Mrp/NBP35 family ATP-binding protein, whose protein sequence is MQRIIQQEEILNVLKPVQDPELRRSLVELGMIRNVDIQGGNVSFTLVLTTPACPLREMIVGDCKKAVFAIDGVQSVEVEVTAETPKAKALPDRQGIPGVKNIIAVSSGKGGVGKTTVSVNVAVSLAQSGAQVGILDADIYGPNVPLMLGLQGQKMPVRHSENGGEIFEPLFNYGVKVVSMGFWVGEDQPLIWRGPMLNSAIRQFLYQVDWGELDYLIIDLPPGTGDAQLTLCQSVPLAGAVIVTTPQTVALLDSRKGLRMFQQLGVPVLGIVENMSYFIPPDAPEKKYDIFSSGGGERTARELGLPLLGMLPLEMPVREGGDRGVPIAMARPDSASAQAFRKLAQIIAGKVSVAALT, encoded by the coding sequence ATGCAGCGCATCATCCAGCAAGAAGAAATCCTGAACGTCCTCAAGCCTGTGCAGGATCCGGAGCTGCGCCGCTCGCTGGTCGAACTGGGCATGATCCGCAACGTCGACATTCAAGGGGGCAACGTCAGCTTCACGCTGGTGCTCACCACCCCCGCCTGTCCGCTGCGCGAGATGATCGTGGGCGATTGCAAGAAGGCCGTCTTTGCCATCGACGGTGTCCAGAGCGTCGAAGTAGAAGTGACCGCCGAGACGCCCAAGGCCAAGGCCCTGCCCGACCGGCAGGGGATCCCGGGGGTCAAGAACATCATTGCTGTCTCCAGCGGCAAGGGCGGCGTGGGCAAGACGACCGTTTCGGTCAACGTCGCCGTGTCGCTGGCCCAATCCGGCGCCCAGGTGGGCATTCTCGACGCCGATATCTACGGGCCGAACGTGCCTTTGATGCTCGGTTTGCAAGGCCAGAAGATGCCCGTGCGCCACAGCGAGAACGGCGGCGAAATATTCGAGCCGCTGTTTAATTACGGTGTCAAAGTAGTCTCGATGGGCTTCTGGGTCGGTGAGGATCAGCCGCTCATCTGGCGCGGGCCGATGCTCAACTCCGCTATTCGCCAGTTTCTCTACCAGGTGGACTGGGGCGAACTCGATTACCTGATCATCGACCTGCCGCCGGGTACCGGGGACGCCCAGCTTACCCTCTGTCAGTCGGTGCCCCTGGCGGGGGCGGTGATCGTCACCACTCCCCAGACCGTGGCCCTGCTCGACTCGCGCAAGGGCCTGCGGATGTTCCAGCAGCTCGGGGTGCCGGTGCTCGGGATCGTCGAGAACATGAGCTACTTTATTCCGCCCGACGCCCCTGAAAAAAAATACGACATCTTCAGCAGCGGCGGCGGCGAGCGCACCGCCCGCGAGCTGGGTCTGCCGCTATTGGGCATGCTGCCTTTGGAGATGCCCGTGCGCGAAGGGGGCGATCGGGGGGTGCCCATCGCCATGGCCCGGCCGGATTCGGCCTCCGCCCAGGCCTTTCGCAAGCTCGCCCAGATCATCGCGGGCAAAGTCTCGGTGGCGGCCCTGACCTAG
- a CDS encoding alpha-E domain-containing protein, which translates to MLSRIAEYHYWLGRYIERAENTARVVADYYQTLLDIGEQANHASQRWEMVLEVVGEMDAYQERYPAVQPAQVEQFVTFDRTNPSSILSCVTQARENARGIRDQISSELWLALNRLYLELRGARWEGDVDAEALGFYEKVKEQSGLIDSLIDSTILHDTGWRFLRLGHFFERALQTARILQVRYRLINPQSALAERPIEVQQWLSLLRSVSGSEIYSKLYRATVAPRSVAALLVLNPRFPRSLRFATSQVSNILGLLAASQPGSYTSEAERLSGRLANELVYSTLEEIERTGVVPYLLQKESELNLIGDHIHNYYFGYPVPTPMVQVQTLEFQTF; encoded by the coding sequence ATGTTGAGCCGCATTGCCGAGTACCACTACTGGTTGGGGCGCTACATCGAGCGCGCCGAGAACACCGCCCGCGTCGTCGCCGATTATTACCAGACCTTGCTCGATATCGGCGAGCAGGCCAACCACGCGAGCCAGCGCTGGGAGATGGTCCTCGAAGTGGTGGGCGAGATGGACGCTTACCAGGAACGCTACCCGGCCGTGCAGCCCGCCCAAGTCGAGCAGTTCGTTACTTTCGACCGCACCAACCCCAGTTCGATCCTCAGCTGTGTCACCCAGGCGCGCGAGAACGCCCGCGGCATCCGCGATCAAATTTCATCGGAACTGTGGCTGGCGCTCAACCGGCTCTACCTTGAATTGCGCGGTGCGCGCTGGGAAGGGGATGTCGATGCCGAGGCACTCGGGTTCTACGAAAAGGTCAAAGAACAGTCGGGCCTGATCGACAGCCTGATCGACAGCACGATTCTCCACGACACGGGCTGGCGGTTTTTGCGGCTAGGCCACTTCTTCGAGCGGGCTTTGCAGACCGCGCGGATTTTGCAGGTGCGCTACCGCCTGATTAATCCCCAGTCGGCCCTGGCGGAGCGGCCCATCGAGGTACAGCAGTGGCTGTCGCTGCTGCGCTCGGTGAGCGGTTCGGAAATTTACAGCAAGCTCTACCGGGCCACGGTCGCCCCGCGCTCGGTGGCCGCACTGCTGGTGCTCAACCCGCGCTTCCCGCGCTCATTGCGCTTTGCCACTTCCCAGGTGAGCAACATTCTCGGTCTCCTTGCCGCAAGCCAGCCTGGCTCCTACACCAGCGAAGCCGAGCGGCTGAGCGGCCGACTGGCCAACGAACTGGTCTACAGCACCCTTGAAGAGATCGAGCGCACCGGAGTGGTGCCCTACCTTCTCCAAAAAGAAAGCGAACTGAATTTGATCGGCGACCACATCCACAACTATTACTTCGGCTACCCGGTGCCCACGCCGATGGTGCAGGTGCAGACGCTCGAATTTCAGACGTTTTGA